In Zingiber officinale cultivar Zhangliang chromosome 6A, Zo_v1.1, whole genome shotgun sequence, a single genomic region encodes these proteins:
- the LOC121998386 gene encoding receptor-like protein kinase FERONIA: protein MKNPVVLPNCALVCASLIILSVAPAILAADNDSAILLSCGASQPGSDLDGRDWTPDSDFNFSLPLSGHSVKATQQGSSVPRVPYLTARVFTSPFSYNFPLAVGGRVFLRLYFYPSNYDNDNYTSGDAFFSVTAGTYTLLHNFSASLVANNLNYDYFTREFSLNVSTGVLNLTFSPSPAHNNSYAFINGVEIVPIPDIFNSGNAVLINTDGYAYPILKEIHPESAIETVYRLNVGGQAIAPPIGEFSRFWEDDTLYLFGASSGVTFSKDTNVSIRYAPDVPSYIAPTEVYATARSMGPDASMNLQYNLTWILQVDAGFSYLVRFHFCEIQYPITTRKQRVFEIFINNQTAEESADVIAWSGGIGVATFRDYMVSTTGSGQMDMWVALHPQVDSRPHYYDAILNGLEVFKLQNSSNSLAGFNPEPRDQTFDNPDGYYFTDSISLHVKIVINIMQILLPHINPINGIYWLCFS from the coding sequence ATGAAGAATCCTGTGGTTCTCCCTAATTGCGCCCTCGTCTGCGCTTCTTTGATAATCTTGTCGGTGGCTCCGGCCATCTTAGCTGCTGATAATGACTCCGCGATCCTCCTCAGTTGCGGAGCTTCTCAACCGGGCTCCGACCTCGATGGAAGGGATTGGACCCCCGACTCCGATTTCAACTTCTCCCTCCCTTTGAGCGGCCATAGCGTCAAAGCTACACAGCAAGGTTCGTCGGTGCCTCGAGTCCCGTACTTGACGGCTCGGGTCTTCACTTCCCCTTTTTCCTACAATTTCCCTCTCGCCGTCGGCGGTCGGGTATTCCTCCGCCTCTATTTCTACCCTTCCAATTACGACAACGACAACTACACCTCTGGCGATGCCTTCTTCTCTGTCACAGCTGGCACTTACACCCTCCTCCACAATTTTAGTGCTTCTCTTGTTgctaataatttaaattatgactACTTTACCCGTGAATTTTCCCTCAATGTCTCCACCGGCGTCCTAAACCTCACCTTCTCCCCCTCCCCCGCTCATAACAATTCTTATGCCTTTATAAACGGCGTCGAGATTGTGCCAATCCCTGACATCTTTAACTCCGGCAATGCTGTGCTTATCAATACTGATGGTTATGCCTATCCCATATTGAAAGAGATCCATCCAGAATCAGCAATCGAAACTGTGTACCGGCTCAACGTGGGTGGCCAAGCAATCGCCCCTCCCATTGGGGAATTTTCCAGGTTTTGGGAAGATGATACACTTTATCTTTTTGGCGCTTCTTCTGGTGTGACATTTTCTAAAGATACAAATGTTAGCATCAGATACGCCCCTGACGTTCCATCTTACATTGCGCCAACTGAAGTCTACGCGACAGCAAGGTCAATGGGTCCAGACGCATCAATGAATTTGCAGTACAATCTTACATGGATTCTTCAAGTAGATGCTGGCTTCAGCTACCTTGTCCGGTTTCATTTTTGTGAGATCCAATATCCCATAACCACGAGGAAACAAAGAGTTTTTGAAATCTTCATTAATAACCAGACAGCGGAGGAATCCGCGGATGTTATTGCTTGGAGTGGCGGTATCGGTGTTGCAACATTCAGGGATTACATGGTGAGTACAACAGGAAGTGGGCAGATGGACATGTGGGTTGCCCTTCATCCACAGGTCGACTCGCGACCACACTACTACGATGCAATTTTAAACGGGCTTGAGGTCTTCAAGTTACAAAACAGCAGCAACAGTTTAGCTGGTTTTAATCCAGAACCACGTGATCAAACTTTTGATAATCCTGATGGATATTATTTCACCGATTCGATATCTTTGCATGTAAAGATCGTAATTAACATCATGCAGATATTGCTACCACATATAAATCCAATAAATGGGATTTATTGGTTGTGTTTTTCTTGA